Proteins encoded within one genomic window of Arachis ipaensis cultivar K30076 chromosome B08, Araip1.1, whole genome shotgun sequence:
- the LOC107613098 gene encoding G-type lectin S-receptor-like serine/threonine-protein kinase At4g27290 isoform X1: protein MVILSFIVILAYILSPSSLATELDYIHVSQSLSDGMTLVSQGGKFELGFFSPGNSHKRYLGIWYKKIPVQTVVWVANRANPINDFSGTLTVKSTGNLSLTENGTETTFWSTISRKQAKNPVLELLDSGNLVLRNEGESNPKAYLWQSFDYPSDTYLPSMKLGRDLQNGFDWCVTSWKSRNDPSPVGFSLGLVLNDYPEFSIMNGTKKLYRAGPWNGLYLSGYPDQSYTYIFETTYVKNKDEISYSSNTKIDSILARAVINQTSQSITQYIWDDNLQNWKSFGSKPVDVCDKYDLCGAFSYCSVTEPQHVCQCFKGFSPKSPEAWNSNNSSQGCIRDKPLSCNNVTSTDGFVKYTGLKVPDTQHTKLLENINLDECRNLCLKNCSCMAYANSDIRGGGSGCVMWFGDLIDIKIFQSGGQDLYIRMPALESGLQHRNMKKVIIASTIAAICATLLLCVYVIYRVRRNNIEWSKAELFEGYVNDTDLPMFDLLMVTTATDNFSLNNKIGQGGFGTVYKGKLADGQEIAVKRLSQSSGQGMTEFLTEVKLIAKLQHRNLVKLLGCCIRGQEKLLVYEYMVNGSLDNFIFDRMKSKLLEWPQRFLIIFGVARGLLYLHHDSRLRIIHRDLKLSNVLLDDKLNPKISDFGIARAFGVDQTHGNTNRVIGTYGYMAPEYAINGLFSVKSDVFSFGVILMEIISGNRNRALCHANETLNLVGYAWMLWKEDRPLELIDPNIKESCVIPEVLRCIHVSLLCVQQHPEDRPTMASVLVMLGSKMDLVDPKEPGFFSCKLPTEVSSHSDQHNIMSLNDELTITSLDGR, encoded by the exons ATGGTCATTCTTTCTTTCATAGTGATTCTTGCTTACATACTTTCTCCTTCTTCCCTTGCCACAGAACTTGATTATATTCATGTTTCCCAGTCCCTCAGTGATGGCATGACCTTAGTGTCACAAGGTGGAAAATTTGAACTTGGTTTCTTCAGCCCTGGTAATTCACACAAGCGTTACTTGGGAATTTGGTACAAGAAAATTCCAGTTCAGACAGTTGTTTGGGTTGCCAATAGGGCCAACCCCATCAATGATTTCTCAGGAACTTTAACAGTGAAGAGCACGGGCAATCTTTCACTCACAGAAAATGGTACTGAAACTACTTTTTGGAGCACAATCTCTCGAAAACAAGCAAAGAATCCGGTATTGGAGCTCTTGGACAGTGGCAATCTTGTGTTAAGAAATGAAGGGGAATCAAATCCAAAGGCCTATTTGTGGCAAAGCTTTGATTATCCTTCAGATACATACTTGCCATCGATGAAGTTAGGAAGGGACCTCCAAAACGGTTTTGATTGGTGCGTAACTTCTTGGAAGAGTCGAAATGATCCATCCCCTGTAGGCTTTTCTCTTGGTTTAGTTCTCAATGATTATCCTGAGTTTTCCATTATGAATGGCACAAAAAAATTATATCGGGCTGGACCTTGGAATGGCCTTTACTTAAGTGGCTACCCGGATCAATCCTATACATATATCTTTGAAACCACTTATGTCAAAAACAAGGATGAGATATCCTACAGCTCTAACACCAAGATTGATTCTATCCTTGCAAGAGCTGTAATAAACCAAACAAGTCAATCTATTACACAGTATATATGGGATGACAATCTTCAGAATTGGAAAAGTTTTGGATCAAAGCCAGTTGATGTGTGTGATAAATATGACCTTTGTGGAGCCTTTAGTTATTGCAGTGTAACAGAACCACAGCATGTCTGCCAATGCTTCAAAGGGTTCAGTCCAAAGTCACCAGAAGCATGGAACTCAAACAACTCCTCACAAGGATGCATTCGCGACAAACCATTAAGCTGCAATAATGTCACAAGCACTGATGGTTTTGTCAAATACACAGGCTTGAAAGTGCCGGATACTCAGCATACTAAGCTGCTTGAGAATATTAATTTAGATGAATGCAGAAATCTATGTTTGAAGAACTGCTCTTGTATGGCTTATGCCAATTCAGACATAAGAGGAGGAGGCAGTGGCTGCGTCATGTGGTTTGGTGATCTAATTGACATCAAAATATTTCAATCTGGTGGACAGGATCTGTACATCCGAATGCCTGCTTTGGAATCAG GACTTCAACATCGGAACATGAAAAAAGTGATAATTGCTAGCACCATTGCTGCAATTTGTGCAACACTTCTACTTTGTGTTTATGTTATATACAGAGTCCGAAGGAACAATATTG AATGGTCAAAAGCAGAATTGTTTGAAGGATATGTAAATGACACGGATCTACCCATGTTTGATCTACTAATGGTTACTACTGCCACTGACAACTTCTCCTTGAATAACAAGATTGGACAAGGTGGTTTTGGAACTGTATATAAG GGGAAATTAGCAGATGGGCAAGAAATTGCTGTCAAGAGACTTTCACAGAGTTCTGGCCAAGGAATGACGGAATTTCTAACTGAAGTGAAGCTTATTGCAAAGCTTCAGCATCGAAATTTAGTAAAACTTCTTGGTTGCTGCATTCGAGGACAAGAAAAGTTGTTAGTTTATGAATACATGGTTAATGGCAGCCTAGACAACTTCATTTTTG ATCGAATGAAAAGCAAGTTGCTGGAGTGGCCTCAACGCTTCCTCATAATATTTGGAGTTGCTAGGGGACTTCTATATTTACACCATGATTCAAGATTGAGAATTATCCACAGAGATCTCAAATTAAGTAACGTTTTACTTGATGATAAGTTAAATCCTAAAATATCAGACTTTGGAATTGCTAGAGCTTTTGGAGTTGATCAGACTCATGGAAACACAAATAGAGTTATTGGGACTTA TGGATACATGGCACCAGAGTATGCTATCAATGGGCTGTTTTCAGTAAAATCCGACGTCTTCAGCTTTGGTGTAATATTGATGGAGATTATAAGTGGGAACAGAAACAGAGCGCTTTGTCATGCAAATGAGACTCTTAATCTTGTTGGCTAT GCTTGGATGCTTTGGAAAGAGGACAGGCCTTTGGAGCTGATCGATCCAAACATAAAGGAGTCATGTGTCATCCCAGAAGTATTGCGGTGCATCCATGTTAGTCTCTTATGTGTGCAACAACACCCTGAAGATCGGCCTACAATGGCCTCAGTACTTGTCATGTTAGGAAGTAAGATGGACTTAGTTGATCCTAAAGAGCCTGGCTTCTTTTCCTGCAAGCTCCCCACTGAAGTGAGTTCACACTCAGATCAACATAACATCATGTCTTTAAATGATGAATTAACTATTACCTCATTAGATGGTCGGTGA
- the LOC107613098 gene encoding G-type lectin S-receptor-like serine/threonine-protein kinase At4g27290 isoform X3 codes for MTLVSQGGKFELGFFSPGTLTVKSTGNLSLTENGTETTFWSTISRKQAKNPVLELLDSGNLVLRNEGESNPKAYLWQSFDYPSDTYLPSMKLGRDLQNGFDWCVTSWKSRNDPSPVGFSLGLVLNDYPEFSIMNGTKKLYRAGPWNGLYLSGYPDQSYTYIFETTYVKNKDEISYSSNTKIDSILARAVINQTSQSITQYIWDDNLQNWKSFGSKPVDVCDKYDLCGAFSYCSVTEPQHVCQCFKGFSPKSPEAWNSNNSSQGCIRDKPLSCNNVTSTDGFVKYTGLKVPDTQHTKLLENINLDECRNLCLKNCSCMAYANSDIRGGGSGCVMWFGDLIDIKIFQSGGQDLYIRMPALESGLQHRNMKKVIIASTIAAICATLLLCVYVIYRVRRNNIEWSKAELFEGYVNDTDLPMFDLLMVTTATDNFSLNNKIGQGGFGTVYKGKLADGQEIAVKRLSQSSGQGMTEFLTEVKLIAKLQHRNLVKLLGCCIRGQEKLLVYEYMVNGSLDNFIFDRMKSKLLEWPQRFLIIFGVARGLLYLHHDSRLRIIHRDLKLSNVLLDDKLNPKISDFGIARAFGVDQTHGNTNRVIGTYGYMAPEYAINGLFSVKSDVFSFGVILMEIISGNRNRALCHANETLNLVGYAWMLWKEDRPLELIDPNIKESCVIPEVLRCIHVSLLCVQQHPEDRPTMASVLVMLGSKMDLVDPKEPGFFSCKLPTEVSSHSDQHNIMSLNDELTITSLDGR; via the exons ATGACCTTAGTGTCACAAGGTGGAAAATTTGAACTTGGTTTCTTCAGCCCTG GAACTTTAACAGTGAAGAGCACGGGCAATCTTTCACTCACAGAAAATGGTACTGAAACTACTTTTTGGAGCACAATCTCTCGAAAACAAGCAAAGAATCCGGTATTGGAGCTCTTGGACAGTGGCAATCTTGTGTTAAGAAATGAAGGGGAATCAAATCCAAAGGCCTATTTGTGGCAAAGCTTTGATTATCCTTCAGATACATACTTGCCATCGATGAAGTTAGGAAGGGACCTCCAAAACGGTTTTGATTGGTGCGTAACTTCTTGGAAGAGTCGAAATGATCCATCCCCTGTAGGCTTTTCTCTTGGTTTAGTTCTCAATGATTATCCTGAGTTTTCCATTATGAATGGCACAAAAAAATTATATCGGGCTGGACCTTGGAATGGCCTTTACTTAAGTGGCTACCCGGATCAATCCTATACATATATCTTTGAAACCACTTATGTCAAAAACAAGGATGAGATATCCTACAGCTCTAACACCAAGATTGATTCTATCCTTGCAAGAGCTGTAATAAACCAAACAAGTCAATCTATTACACAGTATATATGGGATGACAATCTTCAGAATTGGAAAAGTTTTGGATCAAAGCCAGTTGATGTGTGTGATAAATATGACCTTTGTGGAGCCTTTAGTTATTGCAGTGTAACAGAACCACAGCATGTCTGCCAATGCTTCAAAGGGTTCAGTCCAAAGTCACCAGAAGCATGGAACTCAAACAACTCCTCACAAGGATGCATTCGCGACAAACCATTAAGCTGCAATAATGTCACAAGCACTGATGGTTTTGTCAAATACACAGGCTTGAAAGTGCCGGATACTCAGCATACTAAGCTGCTTGAGAATATTAATTTAGATGAATGCAGAAATCTATGTTTGAAGAACTGCTCTTGTATGGCTTATGCCAATTCAGACATAAGAGGAGGAGGCAGTGGCTGCGTCATGTGGTTTGGTGATCTAATTGACATCAAAATATTTCAATCTGGTGGACAGGATCTGTACATCCGAATGCCTGCTTTGGAATCAG GACTTCAACATCGGAACATGAAAAAAGTGATAATTGCTAGCACCATTGCTGCAATTTGTGCAACACTTCTACTTTGTGTTTATGTTATATACAGAGTCCGAAGGAACAATATTG AATGGTCAAAAGCAGAATTGTTTGAAGGATATGTAAATGACACGGATCTACCCATGTTTGATCTACTAATGGTTACTACTGCCACTGACAACTTCTCCTTGAATAACAAGATTGGACAAGGTGGTTTTGGAACTGTATATAAG GGGAAATTAGCAGATGGGCAAGAAATTGCTGTCAAGAGACTTTCACAGAGTTCTGGCCAAGGAATGACGGAATTTCTAACTGAAGTGAAGCTTATTGCAAAGCTTCAGCATCGAAATTTAGTAAAACTTCTTGGTTGCTGCATTCGAGGACAAGAAAAGTTGTTAGTTTATGAATACATGGTTAATGGCAGCCTAGACAACTTCATTTTTG ATCGAATGAAAAGCAAGTTGCTGGAGTGGCCTCAACGCTTCCTCATAATATTTGGAGTTGCTAGGGGACTTCTATATTTACACCATGATTCAAGATTGAGAATTATCCACAGAGATCTCAAATTAAGTAACGTTTTACTTGATGATAAGTTAAATCCTAAAATATCAGACTTTGGAATTGCTAGAGCTTTTGGAGTTGATCAGACTCATGGAAACACAAATAGAGTTATTGGGACTTA TGGATACATGGCACCAGAGTATGCTATCAATGGGCTGTTTTCAGTAAAATCCGACGTCTTCAGCTTTGGTGTAATATTGATGGAGATTATAAGTGGGAACAGAAACAGAGCGCTTTGTCATGCAAATGAGACTCTTAATCTTGTTGGCTAT GCTTGGATGCTTTGGAAAGAGGACAGGCCTTTGGAGCTGATCGATCCAAACATAAAGGAGTCATGTGTCATCCCAGAAGTATTGCGGTGCATCCATGTTAGTCTCTTATGTGTGCAACAACACCCTGAAGATCGGCCTACAATGGCCTCAGTACTTGTCATGTTAGGAAGTAAGATGGACTTAGTTGATCCTAAAGAGCCTGGCTTCTTTTCCTGCAAGCTCCCCACTGAAGTGAGTTCACACTCAGATCAACATAACATCATGTCTTTAAATGATGAATTAACTATTACCTCATTAGATGGTCGGTGA
- the LOC107613098 gene encoding G-type lectin S-receptor-like serine/threonine-protein kinase At4g27290 isoform X2 yields MTLVSQGGKFELGFFSPGNSHKRYLGIWYKKIPVQTVVWVANRANPINDFSGTLTVKSTGNLSLTENGTETTFWSTISRKQAKNPVLELLDSGNLVLRNEGESNPKAYLWQSFDYPSDTYLPSMKLGRDLQNGFDWCVTSWKSRNDPSPVGFSLGLVLNDYPEFSIMNGTKKLYRAGPWNGLYLSGYPDQSYTYIFETTYVKNKDEISYSSNTKIDSILARAVINQTSQSITQYIWDDNLQNWKSFGSKPVDVCDKYDLCGAFSYCSVTEPQHVCQCFKGFSPKSPEAWNSNNSSQGCIRDKPLSCNNVTSTDGFVKYTGLKVPDTQHTKLLENINLDECRNLCLKNCSCMAYANSDIRGGGSGCVMWFGDLIDIKIFQSGGQDLYIRMPALESGLQHRNMKKVIIASTIAAICATLLLCVYVIYRVRRNNIEWSKAELFEGYVNDTDLPMFDLLMVTTATDNFSLNNKIGQGGFGTVYKGKLADGQEIAVKRLSQSSGQGMTEFLTEVKLIAKLQHRNLVKLLGCCIRGQEKLLVYEYMVNGSLDNFIFDRMKSKLLEWPQRFLIIFGVARGLLYLHHDSRLRIIHRDLKLSNVLLDDKLNPKISDFGIARAFGVDQTHGNTNRVIGTYGYMAPEYAINGLFSVKSDVFSFGVILMEIISGNRNRALCHANETLNLVGYAWMLWKEDRPLELIDPNIKESCVIPEVLRCIHVSLLCVQQHPEDRPTMASVLVMLGSKMDLVDPKEPGFFSCKLPTEVSSHSDQHNIMSLNDELTITSLDGR; encoded by the exons ATGACCTTAGTGTCACAAGGTGGAAAATTTGAACTTGGTTTCTTCAGCCCTGGTAATTCACACAAGCGTTACTTGGGAATTTGGTACAAGAAAATTCCAGTTCAGACAGTTGTTTGGGTTGCCAATAGGGCCAACCCCATCAATGATTTCTCAGGAACTTTAACAGTGAAGAGCACGGGCAATCTTTCACTCACAGAAAATGGTACTGAAACTACTTTTTGGAGCACAATCTCTCGAAAACAAGCAAAGAATCCGGTATTGGAGCTCTTGGACAGTGGCAATCTTGTGTTAAGAAATGAAGGGGAATCAAATCCAAAGGCCTATTTGTGGCAAAGCTTTGATTATCCTTCAGATACATACTTGCCATCGATGAAGTTAGGAAGGGACCTCCAAAACGGTTTTGATTGGTGCGTAACTTCTTGGAAGAGTCGAAATGATCCATCCCCTGTAGGCTTTTCTCTTGGTTTAGTTCTCAATGATTATCCTGAGTTTTCCATTATGAATGGCACAAAAAAATTATATCGGGCTGGACCTTGGAATGGCCTTTACTTAAGTGGCTACCCGGATCAATCCTATACATATATCTTTGAAACCACTTATGTCAAAAACAAGGATGAGATATCCTACAGCTCTAACACCAAGATTGATTCTATCCTTGCAAGAGCTGTAATAAACCAAACAAGTCAATCTATTACACAGTATATATGGGATGACAATCTTCAGAATTGGAAAAGTTTTGGATCAAAGCCAGTTGATGTGTGTGATAAATATGACCTTTGTGGAGCCTTTAGTTATTGCAGTGTAACAGAACCACAGCATGTCTGCCAATGCTTCAAAGGGTTCAGTCCAAAGTCACCAGAAGCATGGAACTCAAACAACTCCTCACAAGGATGCATTCGCGACAAACCATTAAGCTGCAATAATGTCACAAGCACTGATGGTTTTGTCAAATACACAGGCTTGAAAGTGCCGGATACTCAGCATACTAAGCTGCTTGAGAATATTAATTTAGATGAATGCAGAAATCTATGTTTGAAGAACTGCTCTTGTATGGCTTATGCCAATTCAGACATAAGAGGAGGAGGCAGTGGCTGCGTCATGTGGTTTGGTGATCTAATTGACATCAAAATATTTCAATCTGGTGGACAGGATCTGTACATCCGAATGCCTGCTTTGGAATCAG GACTTCAACATCGGAACATGAAAAAAGTGATAATTGCTAGCACCATTGCTGCAATTTGTGCAACACTTCTACTTTGTGTTTATGTTATATACAGAGTCCGAAGGAACAATATTG AATGGTCAAAAGCAGAATTGTTTGAAGGATATGTAAATGACACGGATCTACCCATGTTTGATCTACTAATGGTTACTACTGCCACTGACAACTTCTCCTTGAATAACAAGATTGGACAAGGTGGTTTTGGAACTGTATATAAG GGGAAATTAGCAGATGGGCAAGAAATTGCTGTCAAGAGACTTTCACAGAGTTCTGGCCAAGGAATGACGGAATTTCTAACTGAAGTGAAGCTTATTGCAAAGCTTCAGCATCGAAATTTAGTAAAACTTCTTGGTTGCTGCATTCGAGGACAAGAAAAGTTGTTAGTTTATGAATACATGGTTAATGGCAGCCTAGACAACTTCATTTTTG ATCGAATGAAAAGCAAGTTGCTGGAGTGGCCTCAACGCTTCCTCATAATATTTGGAGTTGCTAGGGGACTTCTATATTTACACCATGATTCAAGATTGAGAATTATCCACAGAGATCTCAAATTAAGTAACGTTTTACTTGATGATAAGTTAAATCCTAAAATATCAGACTTTGGAATTGCTAGAGCTTTTGGAGTTGATCAGACTCATGGAAACACAAATAGAGTTATTGGGACTTA TGGATACATGGCACCAGAGTATGCTATCAATGGGCTGTTTTCAGTAAAATCCGACGTCTTCAGCTTTGGTGTAATATTGATGGAGATTATAAGTGGGAACAGAAACAGAGCGCTTTGTCATGCAAATGAGACTCTTAATCTTGTTGGCTAT GCTTGGATGCTTTGGAAAGAGGACAGGCCTTTGGAGCTGATCGATCCAAACATAAAGGAGTCATGTGTCATCCCAGAAGTATTGCGGTGCATCCATGTTAGTCTCTTATGTGTGCAACAACACCCTGAAGATCGGCCTACAATGGCCTCAGTACTTGTCATGTTAGGAAGTAAGATGGACTTAGTTGATCCTAAAGAGCCTGGCTTCTTTTCCTGCAAGCTCCCCACTGAAGTGAGTTCACACTCAGATCAACATAACATCATGTCTTTAAATGATGAATTAACTATTACCTCATTAGATGGTCGGTGA